The Streptomyces laurentii genome contains a region encoding:
- a CDS encoding hypothetical protein (identified by MetaGeneAnnotator; putative;~sequence version:1), producing the protein MTAGRVAVDLGCGSGLWTRQLAKQGWSMTGYDYSPTALRRARARGGDITYTLWDINVDQAPRALVPGSVDLVACRDALAYLNVARLAVELRRLLKPGTGRLYAMTPVDSCAGTDGPFARSMSPADLDRLCAHWHDDQRRFRIDDRHVGVLLRAPAA; encoded by the coding sequence GTGACGGCGGGAAGGGTCGCGGTCGACCTCGGATGCGGCTCGGGCCTGTGGACGCGGCAACTCGCCAAACAGGGCTGGAGCATGACCGGCTACGACTACTCGCCGACCGCGCTCCGACGCGCTCGGGCCCGCGGCGGCGATATCACCTACACGCTGTGGGACATCAACGTCGACCAGGCTCCCCGCGCGTTGGTTCCTGGGAGCGTGGATCTCGTGGCCTGCCGTGACGCCCTCGCTTACCTGAATGTGGCCCGCCTCGCCGTTGAGCTGCGGCGGCTGCTGAAGCCGGGCACTGGCCGCCTGTACGCGATGACACCGGTCGACAGCTGCGCCGGTACCGACGGCCCGTTCGCGCGGAGCATGTCCCCGGCCGATCTCGACCGGCTCTGCGCGCACTGGCACGACGACCAACGCCGGTTCCGCATCGACGACCGACACGTCGGCGTCCTGCTGCGCGCACCCGCCGCGTAG
- a CDS encoding hypothetical protein (identified by MetaGeneAnnotator; putative;~sequence version:1), producing the protein MPRSAPTGAYRELMDLTAADGNPVSVAQLERWRRSGLLPAPDRVFLGRAGTRTSYPQEVKDLARVLARRHRPGRPLDDTVLLAFFCESARIPEIPLKLALVRTYFPHRQRHRDAVARIADAVPDDSGSEQDIYYDWAEAKAVLDVEEGGMVIRKMRANLRRLPDLARASREEVDGRLLGVLTHLNSPRLPEDDLVIMRDLEAAIDLDSDEVSLALLAVWEYAATTHAGQMSSLKETNGVERFDTLCYTPPDELHRLRDEVVTSMQETWRRATGGRRGALAIDTVSMARNAARTLAEWTTARKAYPEGSSFADIHFIDSLLDLARVTAPAWLLNRADRQRAAMPPVDKASEGRTAFIARTTGATGRRRR; encoded by the coding sequence ATGCCACGCTCCGCGCCGACGGGCGCCTATCGCGAACTCATGGACTTGACGGCTGCTGACGGGAACCCCGTCAGCGTTGCGCAGCTCGAACGCTGGCGCCGCTCGGGCCTGTTGCCCGCCCCCGACAGGGTGTTCCTGGGGCGGGCCGGAACCCGCACCTCCTACCCGCAGGAAGTGAAAGACCTCGCCCGCGTGCTGGCGCGCCGGCACCGGCCCGGCCGCCCACTAGACGACACAGTCCTGCTCGCCTTCTTCTGCGAGAGCGCCCGAATTCCGGAGATCCCACTGAAGTTGGCACTCGTCAGGACGTATTTCCCTCATCGGCAACGCCACCGTGATGCGGTGGCCAGGATCGCTGACGCCGTCCCTGACGACTCCGGCTCCGAGCAGGACATCTACTACGACTGGGCGGAGGCCAAAGCCGTCCTCGATGTCGAGGAGGGCGGGATGGTGATCCGCAAGATGCGCGCGAACCTGCGCCGGCTGCCCGACCTCGCCCGTGCCTCGCGTGAAGAGGTCGATGGACGCCTGCTCGGCGTGCTGACCCACCTCAACTCGCCCCGCCTGCCCGAGGACGACCTCGTCATCATGCGTGACCTGGAGGCCGCGATCGACCTGGACTCCGACGAGGTCAGCCTCGCCCTCCTTGCCGTCTGGGAGTACGCGGCCACGACCCACGCGGGCCAGATGAGCTCCCTCAAGGAGACGAATGGTGTGGAACGCTTTGACACGCTCTGCTACACCCCGCCGGACGAACTCCACCGTCTTCGGGACGAAGTGGTTACTTCCATGCAGGAGACCTGGCGGCGCGCCACTGGCGGACGCCGGGGCGCCCTGGCCATCGACACCGTGTCGATGGCCAGGAACGCCGCACGCACGCTCGCCGAATGGACCACGGCCCGAAAGGCCTACCCGGAAGGCTCATCGTTCGCCGACATCCACTTCATCGACAGCCTCCTCGACCTGGCCCGCGTGACCGCCCCCGCGTGGCTGCTGAACCGTGCCGACCGCCAACGGGCTGCGATGCCGCCGGTCGACAAGGCGAGCGAAGGACGTACGGCGTTCATCGCCCGCACCACCGGCGCCACCGGCCGCCGCCGCCGCTGA
- a CDS encoding hypothetical protein (identified by MetaGeneAnnotator; putative;~sequence version:1): protein MPIHGMSAGREAAWALADDLRGQITELHSRLRKAETRLEHLAIILETITGFAEPAPGRPAGPARAPDYPQILAVFNAATGPLRARDVCEALGHELLPKNIETHPRQADTPGRAPRPHRGRDRQLHQEAVADEHGDHRPFPSLIPKATSSREPPSERRRRAHLRSSETRVAPSLQVKAPR, encoded by the coding sequence ATGCCGATTCACGGGATGAGTGCGGGAAGGGAAGCCGCATGGGCCCTGGCCGACGACCTTCGCGGACAGATCACCGAACTGCACAGCCGCCTGCGGAAGGCTGAGACCCGCCTCGAACACCTCGCGATCATCCTGGAGACCATCACCGGCTTCGCTGAACCGGCTCCCGGCCGCCCCGCCGGACCTGCCCGAGCACCGGACTACCCCCAGATCCTCGCCGTCTTCAACGCGGCCACCGGCCCCCTCCGGGCCCGTGACGTCTGCGAAGCCCTCGGCCACGAACTCCTGCCGAAGAACATCGAAACGCACCCGCGCCAAGCTGATACGCCTGGTCGAGCTCCACGTCCTCACCGAGGCCGAGACCGGCAGCTTCATCAGGAAGCAGTAGCCGATGAACACGGTGACCACCGACCCTTTCCCAGCCTCATCCCGAAAGCGACATCATCTCGCGAACCGCCCTCTGAAAGACGCCGAAGGGCGCATCTGCGCAGCTCAGAGACGAGGGTTGCTCCATCACTGCAAGTCAAAGCGCCCCGGTAG
- a CDS encoding aldehyde dehydrogenase (Aldehyde dehydrogenase family; pfam00171;~NAD(P) binding site [chemical binding];~Ralstonia eutrophus NAD+-dependent acetaldehyde dehydrogenase II-like; cd07116;~aldehyde dehydrogenase [Arthrobacter aurescens TC1];~catalytic residues [active];~identified by MetaGeneAnnotator; putative;~identified by match to protein family HMM PF00171), which translates to MTRYAAPGTEGSLMSYATRYDHWIGGEYVAPAGGRYFENPSPVDGRAFTEVARGTAEDVERALDAAHAAAPAWGRTSAADRSQVLLRIADRMEQQLEALAVAETWENGKPVRETLAADIPLAIDHFRYFAGALRAQEGALSQIDDDTVAYHFHEPLGVVAQIIPWNFPLLMAVWKLAPALAAGNAVVLKPAEQTPVSIHYWMSLVADLLPPGVINIVNGFGEEAGKPLASSPRVAKIAFTGETTTGRLIMQYAAENLKPVTLELGGKSPNIFFDDVSSADDDFFDKALEGFAMFALNQGEVCTCPSRALVQGGHYRDFLEAAVDRTERIVPGHPLDTDTMIGAQASADQMNKILSYLEIGQQEGAKILTGGQRMEHGGDLAGGFYIQPTIFEGDNRMRVFQEEIFGPVVAVTSFTDFDDAMRTANDTLYGLGAGVWTRDTTTAYRAGRAIQAGRVWTNCYHAYPAHSAFGGYKQSGIGRETHKMMLEHYQQTKNLLVSYSPKKLGFF; encoded by the coding sequence ATGACCCGTTACGCCGCACCCGGCACCGAGGGCTCGCTGATGTCGTACGCGACCCGGTACGACCACTGGATCGGCGGCGAGTACGTCGCTCCGGCGGGCGGGCGCTACTTCGAGAACCCGAGCCCGGTCGACGGCCGCGCCTTCACCGAGGTGGCGCGCGGCACCGCCGAGGACGTGGAGCGGGCCCTGGACGCGGCGCACGCCGCCGCCCCGGCCTGGGGACGTACGTCCGCGGCCGACCGGTCGCAGGTCCTGCTGCGGATCGCCGACCGCATGGAGCAGCAGCTGGAGGCCTTGGCGGTCGCGGAGACCTGGGAGAACGGCAAGCCCGTCCGCGAGACGCTGGCCGCCGACATCCCGCTCGCCATCGACCACTTCCGCTACTTCGCGGGCGCGCTGCGGGCCCAGGAGGGCGCGCTGAGCCAGATCGACGACGACACCGTCGCGTACCACTTCCACGAGCCGCTGGGCGTCGTCGCGCAGATCATCCCGTGGAACTTCCCGCTGCTGATGGCGGTGTGGAAGCTGGCGCCCGCGCTGGCCGCGGGCAACGCGGTCGTCCTCAAGCCCGCCGAGCAGACGCCCGTCTCCATCCACTACTGGATGAGCCTGGTCGCCGACCTGCTGCCGCCGGGCGTGATCAACATCGTCAACGGCTTCGGCGAGGAGGCGGGCAAGCCGCTCGCGTCCTCGCCCCGGGTCGCGAAGATCGCGTTCACCGGCGAGACGACGACGGGCCGGCTGATCATGCAGTACGCGGCGGAGAACCTCAAGCCGGTGACGCTGGAGCTCGGCGGCAAGTCGCCCAACATCTTCTTCGACGACGTCTCGTCGGCGGACGACGACTTCTTCGACAAGGCACTGGAGGGCTTCGCGATGTTCGCCCTCAACCAGGGCGAGGTCTGCACCTGCCCCTCCCGCGCCCTCGTCCAGGGCGGCCACTACCGCGACTTCCTCGAGGCGGCCGTCGATCGCACCGAGCGCATCGTGCCGGGCCACCCCCTGGACACGGACACGATGATCGGCGCCCAGGCCTCCGCCGACCAGATGAACAAGATCCTGTCGTACCTGGAGATCGGCCAGCAGGAAGGCGCCAAGATCCTGACGGGTGGTCAGCGCATGGAACACGGCGGCGACTTGGCGGGCGGCTTCTACATCCAGCCGACCATCTTCGAGGGTGACAACCGCATGCGGGTCTTCCAGGAGGAGATCTTCGGCCCGGTCGTCGCCGTCACCTCCTTCACCGACTTCGACGACGCCATGCGCACCGCCAACGACACCCTCTACGGCCTCGGCGCCGGCGTCTGGACCCGCGACACCACGACCGCCTACCGCGCCGGCCGCGCGATCCAGGCCGGCCGCGTCTGGACGAACTGCTACCACGCCTACCCGGCGCACAGTGCTTTTGGAGGATATAAGCAGTCGGGCATCGGCCGAGAGACCCACAAGATGATGCTGGAGCACTACCAGCAGACCAAGAACCTTCTGGTCAGCTACTCGCCGAAGAAGCTTGGGTTCTTCTAG
- a CDS encoding transposase for transposon (Tn3 transposase DDE domain; cl14901;~identified by MetaGeneAnnotator; putative;~transposase for transposon [Streptomyces albus J1074]), translating into MDAWAWPTGDGPKVRLDAAAGWLRGRRVLLPRTTTLTRPAGTVREAVNQRLWDTLFVLLHTGQRAVLDSLLTVPPGERVSEVDRLRRGPVRVSGPQMKWALKHAEGIAALGMGDLDVSAIPPRRPAELPRYEVNGARHRCCAGTALCRDRRDTQPPRPTSETARSEAGCGSTRRRIRGAVQFPFPLLRPGSAP; encoded by the coding sequence TTGGACGCGTGGGCCTGGCCGACCGGGGACGGGCCGAAGGTGCGGCTCGACGCGGCGGCTGGGTGGCTGCGCGGGCGGCGGGTGCTCCTGCCCAGGACAACGACGCTGACGAGGCCGGCGGGCACGGTGCGCGAGGCGGTGAACCAGCGGCTGTGGGACACGCTGTTCGTGCTGCTGCACACCGGGCAGCGGGCTGTGCTGGACTCGCTGCTGACGGTGCCGCCCGGCGAGCGGGTCTCGGAGGTGGACCGTCTACGCCGCGGCCCGGTACGCGTGTCCGGACCGCAGATGAAGTGGGCGCTCAAGCACGCCGAGGGGATCGCCGCCCTCGGCATGGGCGACCTCGACGTGTCGGCGATCCCGCCGCGCCGCCCGGCGGAGCTGCCCCGGTACGAGGTGAACGGCGCAAGGCATCGCTGCTGCGCCGGAACAGCGCTGTGCCGCGACCGCCGGGACACCCAACCACCGCGCCCCACCTCGGAGACAGCCAGGTCCGAGGCGGGGTGCGGATCGACGAGGAGAAGGATCAGAGGTGCTGTCCAGTTTCCCTTCCCTCTTCTGCGGCCGGGCTCGGCGCCGTAG
- a CDS encoding hypothetical protein (identified by MetaGeneAnnotator; putative;~sequence version:1), translated as MFSPAASAVLSQVAVPIRLSVTVTPCRAESPVLVTVYAYSTVSRTANGPAGTTRLALASEGRNIGDNPRFPKPGIVRTIECVRRSLYLAVEHRERS; from the coding sequence GTGTTCTCCCCGGCGGCGAGCGCGGTGCTGTCGCAGGTGGCGGTGCCGATCAGGTTGTCCGTGACCGTCACCCCGTGCAGGGCGGAGTCACCGGTGTTGGTGACCGTGTATGCGTACTCCACCGTGTCCCGGACAGCGAACGGCCCGGCAGGCACGACCCGCTTGGCGCTGGCGTCCGAGGGGCGCAATATAGGTGACAATCCCCGGTTTCCGAAACCGGGGATTGTGCGGACCATCGAGTGTGTTCGACGATCGCTGTACTTGGCGGTGGAGCATCGCGAACGGTCGTAG
- a CDS encoding integrase/recombinase (identified by MetaGeneAnnotator; putative;~sequence version:1), with the protein MRDDHEIDDRPFADPSLPLGGYCRISDADLADIRRAVKEGRITEEEAAELERKGVLKQKDDLRWLAGKHNREVVFYEDNNLSAFKRNVSRPDFKRALSDLRAVRIAGMLSYDIDRFARQPRDLEKAIDIYEDSRKRLIFDTMSGQNFDLSTADGRFSARLFVSIANKASSDTSRRIIRDNKWKAAKGKYHGGTLAYGWDVNDRDKLDPQAAKLINEIIDGHIAGDSIHTCMDYLHENGAVNPNTGQPFTWAGTKTMIFRARNFGIRIYKGQPQFNSDGSYVMGDWEPLVVTPNGEPDLAKFEALQAIQKGAIKPGDKTTAKYFLSRIIRCGRCMFPMTGKPVWIRGRKSNTFAYNCNKQHPDQCGGLQVSGPRVDQLIKDLIFGMVEKAATERSILEAAQPEPWEKEDEFNDILEQIEELKALWEAKQVRASSYVTALDDLESRRDDLKAERAMSIVPPAIKVLSPELLTKGWDGLSLERQRLIVREILTAVIIHPSGRGKGRTFDATRVEPVFR; encoded by the coding sequence GTGCGGGACGACCACGAGATAGACGATCGGCCCTTCGCTGACCCCAGCCTCCCCCTGGGTGGGTACTGCCGCATCTCCGACGCCGACCTTGCAGACATCCGCAGGGCCGTAAAAGAGGGCAGGATCACCGAGGAGGAGGCTGCGGAGCTTGAGCGGAAGGGCGTCCTCAAGCAGAAGGACGATCTTCGATGGCTGGCAGGCAAGCACAACCGCGAGGTGGTCTTCTACGAGGACAACAACCTGTCCGCGTTCAAGCGAAACGTGTCGCGGCCGGACTTCAAGCGGGCTCTCAGCGACCTCCGGGCAGTCCGCATCGCCGGGATGCTGTCGTACGACATCGACAGGTTCGCCAGGCAGCCCCGGGACCTCGAAAAGGCCATCGACATCTACGAGGACTCGAGGAAGCGGCTCATCTTCGACACGATGTCGGGCCAGAACTTCGACCTCTCGACTGCTGACGGAAGATTCTCGGCCCGCCTCTTCGTCTCAATAGCCAACAAGGCTTCCTCGGACACCTCACGACGCATCATCCGGGACAACAAGTGGAAGGCGGCCAAGGGCAAGTACCACGGAGGCACCCTGGCTTACGGCTGGGACGTAAACGACCGCGATAAACTCGACCCTCAGGCCGCGAAGCTGATCAACGAGATCATCGATGGACACATAGCCGGGGACAGTATCCATACCTGCATGGACTACCTTCACGAGAACGGTGCGGTGAACCCGAATACGGGCCAGCCGTTCACGTGGGCCGGCACTAAGACCATGATCTTCCGGGCCCGCAACTTCGGCATCCGAATCTATAAGGGTCAGCCTCAGTTCAACAGCGACGGCAGCTACGTCATGGGGGATTGGGAGCCCTTGGTCGTGACACCCAACGGTGAACCGGACCTCGCGAAGTTCGAAGCGCTCCAGGCGATACAGAAGGGAGCCATCAAGCCGGGTGACAAGACGACAGCGAAGTACTTCCTATCCCGGATCATCCGCTGTGGCCGATGCATGTTTCCGATGACGGGCAAGCCCGTCTGGATCAGGGGAAGGAAGTCGAACACTTTCGCCTACAACTGCAATAAGCAGCACCCGGACCAGTGCGGCGGCCTGCAAGTCTCAGGACCCCGGGTTGACCAACTGATCAAGGACCTGATCTTCGGCATGGTCGAGAAGGCCGCCACGGAGCGGAGCATCCTGGAGGCAGCGCAGCCGGAGCCCTGGGAGAAGGAGGACGAGTTCAACGACATACTTGAGCAGATCGAAGAGCTGAAGGCCCTCTGGGAAGCGAAGCAAGTCCGGGCCAGCTCCTACGTCACAGCCCTGGACGATCTTGAGTCTCGTAGGGACGACCTCAAGGCGGAGAGGGCTATGTCGATCGTTCCTCCGGCCATCAAGGTCCTTTCGCCGGAGCTTCTTACGAAGGGGTGGGACGGGCTTTCCCTGGAGCGGCAGAGGCTCATCGTGAGGGAGATCCTAACTGCCGTCATCATTCATCCGTCAGGTCGCGGGAAGGGCCGCACGTTCGACGCGACCCGAGTGGAGCCGGTGTTCCGCTAG